From a region of the Hymenobacter jejuensis genome:
- a CDS encoding M6 family metalloprotease domain-containing protein — protein sequence MKTAKQDLLAAQLVTPAGRAKLQAAGCMPVPPAPELKEKMNKELEKLRKRDIVMSNTITFKREEHVGLDDGLIYPGNLFPLGTSASVARGAGAERAPLTGVVRVIVVLVNFTDKAIGQPAKHFSDLFFSLGVIGTGSVREYYREVSHNIIDIQGEVVGPVTLSHPMSYYAHGASGTGGTLPNARTMAQEAAQLANPTTNFGVYDNDGDGYVDAYIVIHAGSGGEVTGNVNDIWSHKWVLPSPYAADGKTIYAYLTVPEDCRTGVCAHELGHLLFGFPDLYDSDYSSEGIGNWCLMSGGSWNGGGNRPAHPSAWCKAKQGWVSVVNQTTNATVSIQDVKSGYKVYRLWKNGAAGTEYFLVENRQKTGFDDNLPAGGLLIWHIDDAVTSNTNEAHYQVALIQADNKKDLELNHNRGDGGDPYPGSANNHTFNGSSSPNSNSYAGVSTCVGVTSISAPGATMTAALQVKCKVIVKEFKDGKEIKEKDIKDKEIAKENKDLHKDVKETIKDIHPDKTLISDKATANDKTVISDKSLVHEKGVAGEKGLVEHKLGDNKLGDNKLGEGGGGLHPSVEGRLNQLEHRLNTLEPFIGRSLRPDLSTGAYSQEDDAAAQNPELGPHAKRSMDTKAPDMPQ from the coding sequence ATGAAAACCGCAAAGCAAGATTTGCTGGCCGCTCAGCTGGTTACGCCCGCTGGCCGCGCCAAACTGCAGGCTGCAGGCTGCATGCCCGTTCCGCCTGCTCCGGAGCTCAAAGAAAAAATGAATAAGGAACTCGAGAAGCTCCGCAAGCGCGACATCGTGATGTCTAACACCATCACCTTCAAGCGCGAAGAACACGTGGGCCTCGACGACGGCCTGATTTACCCCGGCAACTTGTTTCCGCTGGGCACATCGGCCAGCGTTGCGCGAGGTGCCGGGGCCGAACGCGCGCCGCTCACCGGCGTGGTGCGCGTGATTGTGGTGCTCGTCAACTTCACTGACAAAGCCATCGGCCAACCAGCCAAGCACTTCAGCGACCTGTTTTTCTCGTTGGGCGTCATAGGTACGGGCAGCGTACGCGAGTATTACCGCGAAGTGAGCCACAACATCATTGATATTCAGGGCGAAGTAGTGGGGCCGGTTACGCTGTCGCACCCCATGAGCTACTACGCCCACGGTGCCAGCGGCACGGGCGGCACGCTGCCCAATGCCCGCACCATGGCGCAGGAAGCGGCTCAGCTCGCCAATCCCACCACCAATTTCGGTGTGTACGACAACGATGGCGATGGCTACGTCGATGCCTACATTGTGATCCATGCCGGCTCGGGCGGCGAAGTGACGGGCAATGTCAACGACATCTGGTCGCACAAATGGGTGCTGCCCTCGCCCTACGCCGCCGATGGCAAAACGATTTATGCGTACCTGACCGTGCCCGAAGACTGCCGCACCGGCGTGTGCGCCCACGAGTTGGGCCACTTGCTGTTTGGCTTCCCTGACCTGTACGACAGCGATTATTCGAGTGAAGGCATCGGCAACTGGTGCCTGATGTCGGGCGGCAGCTGGAACGGCGGCGGCAACCGCCCGGCCCACCCTTCGGCCTGGTGCAAAGCCAAGCAGGGCTGGGTAAGCGTCGTCAACCAGACCACCAACGCTACGGTCAGTATTCAGGATGTAAAATCGGGGTACAAAGTGTACCGGCTCTGGAAAAACGGCGCGGCCGGCACCGAATACTTCCTGGTGGAAAACCGCCAGAAAACCGGCTTCGACGACAACCTGCCGGCCGGCGGACTGCTCATCTGGCACATCGACGATGCCGTCACCAGCAACACCAACGAAGCGCATTATCAAGTGGCTCTTATTCAGGCAGATAACAAAAAGGACCTGGAGCTCAACCACAACCGCGGCGACGGCGGCGACCCTTACCCCGGCTCGGCCAACAACCATACCTTCAACGGGTCTTCTTCGCCCAACTCCAACTCCTATGCGGGCGTGAGTACCTGCGTGGGCGTCACGAGCATCAGCGCGCCCGGCGCCACCATGACGGCCGCCTTGCAGGTGAAGTGCAAAGTGATTGTCAAGGAGTTTAAAGACGGAAAGGAAATCAAGGAGAAGGATATTAAGGACAAAGAAATCGCGAAGGAAAACAAGGATTTGCACAAGGACGTCAAGGAAACGATCAAGGACATCCATCCCGACAAGACCCTGATCAGCGACAAAGCGACGGCGAACGATAAAACCGTCATTTCCGACAAATCCCTCGTGCATGAGAAGGGTGTTGCCGGTGAGAAAGGGCTAGTCGAGCACAAGCTTGGCGATAACAAGCTGGGTGACAATAAATTAGGCGAAGGCGGCGGGGGCCTCCACCCCAGCGTCGAAGGCCGGCTCAATCAGCTGGAGCACCGCCTGAACACGCTGGAGCCCTTCATCGGCCGCTCCCTGCGCCCCGACCTGAGCACGGGCGCTTATTCACAGGAAGATGATGCCGCGGCCCAAAACCCTGAGCTGGGCCCGCACGCCAAGCGCAGCATGGATACGAAGGCGCCGGATATGCCGCAGTAG